A genomic window from Arthrobacter sp. FW305-BF8 includes:
- a CDS encoding GGDEF domain-containing protein: MILDTATLRIAFAAMALVLALLFYFSTFRSTRSPYSAWWCAALLLFLSGSAAFLLNGTAQQVWANPLGDFLLVSGAAGVWAGARSLRNLKHNIWLSVALPVITAAAAAVDNPGSNTWAGGAVFLASMAVLIGLASHELWRLEPGYSRVRIPMAIAAGGVAFFYFCRLVVFLIEGPSGPVFATYFGSAVTTMVTMVLLVVVSFSMAGLSTEQQTRALRTVATQDGLTGLLNRGAFVEAAAEELERSKAANSGGSLILADLDHFKSVNDTFGHAAGDLALRAFAQACSASVRSTDLAGRYGGEEFILLLPGAGPKSAEIIAREISRRLAEQHIPELLRMPTVSYGISTYNAATADLDEVIAAADVALYEAKSQGRNRTVRG; encoded by the coding sequence ATGATCCTAGACACGGCAACACTGCGGATTGCCTTCGCGGCGATGGCCCTGGTTCTGGCGCTGCTGTTCTACTTTTCCACCTTCCGCAGCACCCGCTCGCCCTACAGTGCCTGGTGGTGCGCGGCCCTGCTCCTGTTCCTTTCCGGCTCGGCGGCCTTCCTCCTGAACGGCACGGCGCAGCAGGTCTGGGCCAATCCGCTGGGCGACTTCCTGCTGGTGTCCGGCGCGGCAGGGGTCTGGGCCGGCGCGCGTTCCCTCCGGAACCTGAAGCACAACATCTGGCTGTCCGTCGCGCTGCCGGTCATCACCGCCGCCGCCGCCGCGGTCGACAATCCGGGATCCAATACGTGGGCCGGTGGTGCTGTCTTCCTCGCGTCCATGGCTGTGCTGATTGGCTTGGCCTCGCATGAACTGTGGCGGCTGGAACCGGGGTACTCCCGGGTCAGGATCCCCATGGCCATCGCGGCAGGCGGAGTGGCATTCTTCTATTTTTGCCGCCTGGTGGTGTTCCTCATCGAAGGGCCAAGCGGTCCCGTCTTTGCAACCTACTTCGGGTCCGCGGTGACCACGATGGTCACGATGGTGCTGCTGGTGGTGGTTTCCTTCAGCATGGCGGGGCTGAGCACCGAGCAGCAGACCCGGGCGCTGCGCACGGTCGCCACCCAGGACGGGCTGACGGGCCTCCTGAACCGCGGTGCCTTCGTGGAGGCGGCGGCCGAGGAGCTGGAACGCAGCAAGGCTGCAAACAGCGGCGGGTCGCTGATCCTGGCAGACCTCGATCACTTCAAGTCAGTCAACGACACCTTCGGCCACGCGGCGGGCGACCTTGCACTGCGGGCCTTTGCCCAGGCGTGCAGCGCATCGGTCCGGTCTACGGACCTTGCCGGGCGGTACGGCGGCGAGGAGTTCATCCTCCTGCTTCCTGGCGCAGGCCCCAAGAGCGCTGAAATCATTGCGAGGGAAATCAGCAGGAGGCTGGCAGAGCAGCACATCCCCGAACTGCTGCGGATGCCGACCGTCAGTTACGGCATTTCCACCTACAACGCGGCAACCGCCGACCTCGACGAGGTCATCGCGGCTGCCGACGTCGCTCTCTATGAAGCCAAGTCACAGGGGCGGAACCGCACGGTCAGGGGCTGA
- a CDS encoding ABC transporter permease, translating into MSAPTLTKETETQTGPAAAAGKATTQRNPALSPGPGKTPAATLRRYALQGGKAVWGAGAIILFLLLWELGPTYLAPASTRVFLPPLHEVLEALGTLIGNGQLQNHLAASLSRSASGFGIAVVTAVALGLLVAWYGALDRFLNPLLEVFRNTAALALLPVFTLLLGIGETSKISIVAYAAFFPVLLNTIAGVRTVDPLLIRAARSLGLSNFQLFQKVILPSAVPTIFTGIRMAGTSSILVLIAAEMVGAKAGLGYLIVNSQMSFLIPDMYAGILTVSLLGLLVNYLLVGVERHFSRWRTAVGSRTP; encoded by the coding sequence ATGAGCGCGCCAACACTGACCAAGGAAACTGAAACGCAGACCGGTCCGGCGGCGGCGGCCGGGAAGGCAACGACGCAGCGAAATCCGGCGCTGAGTCCGGGGCCCGGCAAAACCCCCGCGGCCACGCTGCGCCGGTACGCCCTGCAGGGCGGCAAGGCGGTGTGGGGTGCGGGTGCGATCATCCTGTTCCTGCTGCTCTGGGAACTGGGACCCACCTACCTTGCTCCGGCATCGACGAGGGTTTTCCTTCCGCCCCTTCACGAAGTGCTCGAGGCGCTGGGCACACTCATCGGAAACGGCCAGCTGCAAAACCACCTCGCAGCCAGCCTGAGCCGGTCGGCCAGCGGCTTCGGCATCGCAGTCGTCACCGCCGTGGCCCTCGGGCTGCTCGTGGCCTGGTACGGCGCCCTCGACCGCTTCCTCAACCCGCTGCTGGAAGTTTTCAGGAACACGGCCGCCCTGGCCCTGCTCCCCGTGTTCACGCTGCTGCTCGGTATCGGGGAGACCTCGAAGATCAGCATCGTGGCCTACGCGGCATTCTTCCCGGTGCTGCTGAACACCATCGCCGGCGTCCGGACCGTTGACCCGCTGCTGATCCGCGCCGCCCGCTCACTGGGGCTGTCCAACTTCCAGCTGTTCCAGAAAGTGATCCTTCCGTCTGCCGTGCCCACCATCTTCACGGGCATCCGGATGGCCGGCACATCCTCCATCCTCGTCCTGATCGCCGCCGAGATGGTAGGTGCCAAGGCCGGCCTCGGCTACCTGATCGTCAATTCCCAGATGAGCTTCCTCATCCCGGACATGTACGCGGGCATCCTGACCGTGTCCCTGCTCGGCCTGCTGGTCAACTACCTGCTGGTCGGCGTCGAACGCCATTTCTCTCGGTGGCGGACCGCCGTCGGATCCCGGACCCCCTGA
- a CDS encoding GTP pyrophosphokinase, protein MASNWDRLDVTQRDSVQENVELYERVRPALKLVTREVLQILRTMLKDTEVTPLFVTGRTKSVDSFREKISRTEEPLEEGGQRLLKFPDPFRTLNDMVGVRVITKLPAENALVANLIKRQRHLFDCRGDREKDIGSIESGTYGYSSRHLILRTIQNDVVKNYQQGFNADVPPNGSYFFECQIRTVFAHAWSEIEHDIRFKAEDPRAWTPHFDRQFTATAAMLETVETAFADLHERYEEVRSYWDLDGEGAAQLTPNRIRDVWRTLLPHVDRKVDDDWGWAAELLAAHGLKQTVQLAGLLSANRITEVRRALDHRYSPGPDRLLDDLLLWQYGTKHIDLTAEAPDAVPHPRRDSLLRRLKQIERYRQTKK, encoded by the coding sequence ATGGCAAGCAACTGGGATCGCCTGGACGTCACTCAGCGCGACTCCGTGCAGGAAAACGTGGAGCTCTACGAGCGCGTCCGGCCTGCCCTGAAGCTTGTCACCCGGGAAGTCCTGCAGATACTGCGGACCATGCTCAAGGACACCGAGGTCACACCGCTGTTCGTGACCGGCCGGACCAAGTCGGTGGACTCCTTCCGGGAAAAGATCTCCCGGACCGAGGAACCGCTGGAAGAGGGCGGGCAGCGGCTGCTGAAGTTCCCGGACCCATTCCGCACCCTCAACGACATGGTGGGCGTGCGCGTCATCACCAAGCTGCCGGCGGAGAACGCACTGGTGGCCAACCTGATAAAGCGCCAGCGGCACCTCTTCGACTGCCGCGGCGACAGGGAAAAGGACATCGGCTCGATCGAGTCCGGAACCTACGGCTACTCCAGCCGGCACCTGATCCTGCGCACCATCCAGAACGATGTCGTGAAGAACTACCAGCAGGGCTTCAACGCCGACGTCCCGCCGAACGGCAGCTACTTCTTCGAATGCCAGATCCGCACGGTGTTCGCGCATGCTTGGAGCGAGATCGAGCACGACATCCGGTTCAAGGCCGAGGACCCGCGGGCGTGGACGCCGCACTTCGACCGCCAGTTCACCGCCACCGCCGCCATGCTGGAGACGGTGGAGACGGCCTTCGCCGACCTGCACGAACGCTACGAGGAGGTCCGCAGCTACTGGGACCTGGACGGAGAGGGCGCGGCGCAGCTCACCCCCAACCGCATCCGCGACGTGTGGCGTACCCTGCTCCCGCACGTTGACCGTAAAGTGGATGACGACTGGGGATGGGCAGCCGAACTCTTGGCGGCCCACGGACTCAAGCAGACCGTCCAGCTTGCCGGGCTGCTCAGCGCCAACCGGATCACCGAGGTCCGCAGGGCCCTGGACCACCGCTACTCCCCCGGCCCGGACCGCCTGCTGGATGACCTCCTGCTGTGGCAGTACGGCACCAAACACATCGACCTCACCGCCGAGGCGCCCGACGCCGTCCCCCACCCGCGGCGCGACAGCCTCCTGCGGCGGCTGAAGCAGATCGAGCGCTATCGCCAGACGAAGAAATAG
- a CDS encoding ABC transporter ATP-binding protein: MTSGTGPIPKISLQNITKKFTVRPSKDNPEGAVLTALDGISLDVSAGEFITLVGPSGSGKTTLLDLLAGLTKPDTGQVLVDGREVAGPGRDRAVVFQQYALFPWRTAAANVSFGLEGVGSDGKRYSRKERAEKAREYLELVGLGGFEDRYPHELSGGMKQRVAIARSLAYEPDILLMDEPFAALDAQTREQLQAELLRIWATTGKTIIFITHGIDEAVYLGQRVAVLSSRPGRLKEIVDIDLGDRSGDEDVRSNPAFVEHRHKVWSLLHEEVRRAQEAGHAKIQPDGTAPDETRTITTGKAA; encoded by the coding sequence ATGACCTCCGGAACCGGGCCGATACCGAAAATCAGCCTTCAAAACATCACCAAGAAGTTCACGGTGCGGCCCAGCAAGGACAACCCGGAAGGGGCCGTCCTGACCGCCCTGGACGGAATCTCCCTTGACGTCTCCGCAGGCGAATTCATCACACTGGTGGGACCCAGCGGTTCCGGCAAGACCACCCTCCTGGACCTCCTGGCCGGCCTCACCAAGCCAGACACCGGCCAAGTGCTGGTGGACGGACGGGAAGTGGCAGGCCCGGGCCGGGACCGCGCCGTCGTTTTCCAGCAGTATGCGCTGTTCCCCTGGCGCACGGCCGCTGCCAACGTGTCCTTTGGACTGGAAGGCGTGGGCAGCGACGGGAAGCGCTACAGCCGCAAGGAACGGGCCGAGAAGGCCCGCGAATACCTTGAGCTCGTGGGCCTCGGCGGATTTGAAGACCGTTACCCCCACGAGCTGTCCGGCGGCATGAAGCAGCGCGTGGCCATCGCCCGGAGCCTGGCCTACGAGCCGGATATCCTGCTGATGGATGAACCGTTCGCGGCATTGGATGCCCAAACGCGCGAGCAACTCCAGGCCGAACTGCTCCGGATCTGGGCCACCACGGGCAAGACCATCATCTTCATCACGCACGGCATCGACGAAGCCGTGTACCTGGGCCAGCGGGTGGCCGTGCTCAGCTCCCGGCCGGGACGGCTGAAGGAAATCGTGGACATCGACCTCGGAGACCGCTCCGGCGACGAGGACGTCCGCTCCAACCCTGCCTTCGTGGAACACCGGCACAAGGTTTGGTCGCTGCTGCATGAGGAGGTACGCCGTGCCCAGGAGGCCGGCCACGCGAAGATCCAGCCTGACGGAACGGCGCCGGACGAGACCAGGACCATCACCACCGGAAAGGCAGCCTGA
- a CDS encoding LacI family DNA-binding transcriptional regulator, translating to MSGPTIRDVAERAGVSLTTVSYVLSGRSGGTTRISRPTQERVMAAVDDLGYVPNQAARGMRRGRTDLVAIAIEDLEWPPDRALAAAAAAILPRHGYQPVILLGQSWRQFMLAGGADGVIVGVLPVSEEEDLTIAELARRGIAQVVISESVKAEQAVALLIDRIAGYAQAAGQTAPWKRLSGHALFGYGALLLNEVLSAAGIFAEQIPVL from the coding sequence ATGTCCGGCCCCACCATCCGGGACGTTGCCGAACGGGCCGGGGTCTCACTGACGACGGTGTCCTACGTGCTGTCCGGCAGGAGCGGAGGCACCACGCGGATCAGCAGGCCCACGCAGGAGCGCGTCATGGCCGCCGTCGACGATCTTGGCTATGTGCCCAATCAGGCAGCGCGGGGCATGCGCCGCGGCCGGACGGATCTGGTGGCCATCGCCATTGAGGACCTGGAATGGCCGCCGGACCGCGCCCTCGCCGCGGCCGCCGCCGCGATACTTCCGCGGCACGGCTACCAGCCGGTCATCCTGCTCGGCCAGTCGTGGCGGCAATTCATGCTGGCCGGCGGTGCGGACGGCGTCATCGTGGGCGTCCTGCCCGTCTCCGAGGAAGAGGACCTGACCATCGCCGAACTGGCCAGGCGCGGCATCGCGCAGGTGGTCATCTCAGAATCGGTGAAGGCCGAACAGGCGGTCGCGCTGCTCATCGACCGGATCGCCGGGTACGCCCAGGCGGCCGGGCAGACAGCCCCGTGGAAGAGACTCAGCGGGCATGCCCTGTTTGGCTACGGTGCACTGCTGCTGAACGAGGTGTTGTCCGCCGCCGGCATTTTTGCCGAGCAGATCCCCGTCCTCTAG
- a CDS encoding NlpC/P60 family protein: protein MSFRFISGRRAAVILAASGLAFTGSVAANAANAPAQQAKAPAAAPATAGQFQAPLTAASSVKIAFERPAVKSAPAPVVAAPVVEKPVVKKAAAPVAPVTAAPAAAPAKVATAPAAPAPAPKVTVQAAAPAAKAPVKAAAGVNATMLASAYAQIGITQDCTAMVEKALGAAGIRVGDLAPMQFLSHGRVVSTPQPGDMIVQSGHVAIYAGGGKVISGGMNGINATMAHPLSWLTATGPVTFVRAG, encoded by the coding sequence ATGTCGTTCCGCTTTATTTCTGGCCGCCGTGCTGCGGTCATCCTTGCAGCATCCGGCCTGGCCTTCACCGGCAGCGTCGCAGCCAACGCGGCCAACGCTCCGGCCCAGCAGGCCAAGGCTCCCGCCGCCGCCCCCGCGACGGCTGGACAGTTCCAGGCTCCCCTCACCGCCGCCTCCAGCGTCAAGATTGCTTTTGAGCGCCCCGCGGTTAAGTCGGCTCCCGCTCCGGTAGTGGCAGCGCCCGTCGTCGAAAAGCCGGTTGTGAAGAAGGCTGCGGCGCCTGTCGCCCCCGTCACGGCAGCCCCGGCCGCTGCGCCAGCCAAGGTTGCAACCGCGCCGGCCGCACCTGCGCCCGCACCGAAGGTCACCGTCCAGGCTGCGGCTCCCGCGGCCAAGGCCCCCGTCAAGGCCGCCGCAGGCGTCAACGCCACCATGCTGGCCTCCGCTTACGCGCAGATCGGCATCACGCAGGACTGCACCGCCATGGTAGAGAAGGCCCTCGGCGCCGCCGGCATCCGTGTGGGTGACCTCGCGCCGATGCAGTTCCTGAGCCACGGCCGGGTCGTCTCCACCCCGCAGCCCGGCGACATGATTGTGCAGTCCGGCCACGTGGCCATCTACGCGGGCGGCGGCAAGGTCATCAGCGGCGGCATGAACGGTATCAACGCCACCATGGCCCACCCGCTGTCCTGGCTCACGGCCACCGGTCCCGTCACGTTCGTGCGCGCGGGCTAG
- a CDS encoding SulP family inorganic anion transporter → MKPEQLQSVRATLRSPRRLKTEALAGLVVALALIPEAIAFSVIAGVDPRIGLFASFTMAVTISFVGGRPAMISAATGAVALVIAPLMRSHGLDHLIAAVILAGIFQILLAVLGVTRLMRFIPRSVMVGFVNALAILVFMAQLPELIGVPWAVYPLVAAGLLIVIGFRRITTAVPSPLVAIVLLTVLAVLAGIDVPTVQDKGRLPESLPTLFIPQVPLTWETFQTIAPFSLSMALVGLLESLLTSKLVDDITDTHSNKTRESWGQGVANIITGFLGGMGGCAVIGQTMINVKGSGARSRVSTFLAGVFLLVLVVTLGDIVGLIPMAALVAVMIFISAITFEWHSVAPATLKRMPKSETAVMLITVGTVVVTHNLAIGVGVGVLAAMAMFARRVAHFATVERTEVELNGRTAATYTVDGELFFASSNDLYTQFNYARDAEPDIDKVVIDLHASHLWDASTIAVLDAVTEKYRRHGREVELIGLNSASIQMRERLAGKLNAAE, encoded by the coding sequence ATGAAGCCCGAACAGCTCCAGTCCGTCCGGGCCACGCTCCGTTCCCCGCGGCGCCTCAAGACCGAGGCCCTCGCCGGACTGGTGGTGGCCCTCGCCCTCATTCCGGAAGCCATCGCATTTTCCGTGATCGCCGGAGTGGACCCCCGGATCGGACTGTTCGCCTCCTTCACCATGGCGGTGACCATCTCCTTCGTTGGCGGCCGGCCCGCCATGATCTCGGCCGCGACAGGCGCCGTCGCGCTGGTAATCGCGCCGCTGATGCGCAGCCATGGGCTGGACCACCTGATCGCCGCGGTGATCCTCGCCGGGATCTTCCAGATCCTGCTCGCCGTCCTGGGCGTCACCCGGCTCATGCGCTTCATCCCTCGCTCGGTGATGGTGGGCTTCGTGAACGCGCTGGCCATCCTCGTGTTCATGGCCCAACTGCCGGAACTGATCGGGGTTCCCTGGGCGGTGTATCCGCTGGTCGCCGCGGGCCTGCTGATCGTGATTGGCTTCCGCCGGATTACGACGGCGGTGCCGTCACCTTTGGTGGCCATCGTCCTCCTGACGGTCCTCGCCGTGCTCGCCGGCATCGACGTCCCCACTGTCCAGGACAAGGGCCGGCTCCCGGAAAGCCTGCCCACGCTGTTCATCCCCCAGGTGCCTCTGACGTGGGAAACCTTCCAGACCATCGCCCCGTTCTCGCTGTCCATGGCGCTCGTAGGGCTGCTGGAATCCCTGCTGACTTCCAAGCTGGTGGACGATATCACCGACACGCACTCCAACAAGACCCGCGAATCCTGGGGCCAGGGCGTGGCCAATATCATCACCGGGTTCCTGGGCGGCATGGGCGGCTGCGCCGTGATCGGGCAGACCATGATCAATGTCAAGGGCTCCGGCGCACGGAGCCGGGTGTCCACGTTCCTCGCCGGTGTCTTCCTGCTGGTGCTGGTAGTCACCTTGGGCGACATCGTGGGCCTCATCCCCATGGCCGCCCTCGTAGCCGTGATGATCTTCATCTCCGCCATCACTTTCGAATGGCACTCGGTTGCGCCCGCCACCCTGAAGCGGATGCCCAAGTCGGAAACCGCCGTCATGCTCATCACGGTGGGCACGGTGGTGGTCACTCACAACCTGGCGATCGGCGTCGGCGTCGGGGTGCTAGCGGCGATGGCGATGTTCGCCCGCCGGGTGGCCCATTTCGCCACCGTGGAGCGGACAGAAGTGGAGCTCAACGGCCGGACTGCAGCCACCTACACGGTGGACGGCGAACTGTTCTTCGCCTCCTCCAACGACCTTTACACGCAGTTCAACTACGCCCGCGACGCCGAACCTGACATCGACAAAGTGGTCATCGATCTGCACGCCTCACACCTTTGGGATGCCTCCACTATCGCCGTGCTGGACGCGGTCACGGAGAAGTACCGCAGGCATGGCCGGGAGGTGGAACTCATCGGCCTCAATTCAGCCAGCATCCAGATGCGGGAACGTCTGGCGGGGAAGCTTAACGCCGCAGAGTGA
- a CDS encoding LLM class flavin-dependent oxidoreductase, whose translation MPERTTAKAGGARQLHLNAFLMSTGHHEASWRLPESDSFAGTQVAHFQQLARTAERGTFDSIFFADSPVLHGDVRQRPYGTLEPTVLLSAIAAVTKRIGLIGTASTTYNDPYNLARRFASLDHISGGRAGWNVVTTAGEAAARNFSLEDQPAHWRRYERAAEFLDAARKLWDSWEDDAAVGDKVAGIWGDSSRVHAVNHTGRYFRIQGPLDVPRSPQGHPVIVQAGSSEDGKDFAARYAEAVFTAQQTLAEAQRFYADLKRKTAAVGRNPEHIKILPGIVPVIGSTEHEARRLEKQLDELIHPEHARKQLAGVLRVSPESLPLDAQLPEDLPSEDAIEGAKSRYTLIVELARRERLTVRQLIGRLGGGRGHRTFSGTPEQVADAIQEWFVKGAADGFNIMPPVLPSGLDAFVDHVIPILRARGLFRQQYTGHTLREHYGLPRPASGFAPADSAEPAARELAVNTAV comes from the coding sequence ATGCCTGAACGCACCACTGCCAAAGCCGGCGGCGCACGCCAGCTCCACCTGAATGCCTTCCTGATGAGCACCGGACACCATGAGGCGTCGTGGCGGCTGCCCGAAAGCGACAGTTTTGCCGGAACCCAGGTGGCACATTTCCAGCAGCTCGCCCGAACGGCGGAGCGCGGCACCTTCGACTCGATCTTCTTCGCCGACTCGCCCGTGCTGCACGGCGACGTGCGCCAGCGCCCCTACGGGACCCTCGAGCCGACTGTCCTGCTCAGTGCCATCGCCGCCGTGACCAAGCGGATCGGGCTGATCGGCACCGCCTCCACCACTTACAACGATCCCTACAACCTGGCGCGCAGGTTCGCCTCGCTGGACCACATCAGCGGCGGCCGGGCCGGCTGGAACGTGGTGACAACGGCCGGCGAGGCCGCAGCGCGGAACTTCTCGCTGGAGGATCAGCCCGCACACTGGCGCCGTTACGAGCGCGCCGCAGAGTTCCTGGACGCCGCCAGGAAGCTCTGGGACAGCTGGGAAGACGACGCCGCGGTGGGGGACAAGGTGGCCGGGATCTGGGGTGACAGCTCACGCGTCCATGCCGTCAACCACACCGGCCGCTACTTCCGGATCCAGGGTCCCCTGGACGTGCCGCGATCACCCCAGGGCCATCCGGTGATCGTGCAGGCAGGCTCTTCCGAAGACGGCAAGGACTTCGCCGCCCGCTACGCCGAGGCCGTGTTCACCGCGCAGCAGACACTGGCCGAGGCGCAGCGCTTCTATGCCGACCTGAAGCGGAAGACCGCCGCCGTGGGCCGCAACCCGGAACACATCAAGATTCTGCCGGGCATTGTTCCGGTCATCGGCTCCACCGAGCACGAGGCGCGGCGGCTGGAGAAGCAGCTCGATGAGCTCATCCATCCTGAGCATGCACGGAAGCAGTTGGCCGGAGTCCTCCGGGTTTCACCCGAATCCCTGCCGCTTGATGCGCAACTGCCCGAGGACCTCCCGTCGGAGGATGCCATTGAGGGGGCCAAGAGCCGGTACACCTTGATCGTGGAGCTCGCCCGGCGCGAGCGGCTCACTGTCCGGCAGCTCATCGGCAGGCTCGGCGGCGGCCGCGGGCACCGCACCTTCTCCGGGACGCCCGAGCAGGTGGCGGATGCCATTCAGGAGTGGTTCGTGAAGGGCGCGGCGGACGGCTTCAACATCATGCCGCCGGTGCTGCCCTCGGGCCTGGACGCCTTCGTGGACCACGTCATCCCGATCCTGCGGGCCCGCGGGCTGTTCCGCCAGCAGTACACGGGGCACACGCTGCGCGAGCACTACGGGCTGCCGCGGCCCGCGAGCGGATTTGCCCCTGCTGACTCCGCTGAACCGGCCGCCAGGGAACTCGCGGTTAACACCGCGGTTTAG
- a CDS encoding alpha/beta hydrolase, whose amino-acid sequence MKRQKYHYGDHPSQWGELFLPETPASRNGKQPSTRGIVVVIHGGYWRSQYGAELGEPLAKDLAAHGLVAWNLEYRRAGNGGGWPRTFEDVLAGIDKLREVAGEHDLDLNRVVALGHSAGGHLAVWAAGRDRLAGLGAADADRQVDRNLNGEAVHLAGVVSQSGLLNLAQAEWLDLSNGAVSNLLGGSAERYPKRHKYADPMSAVPLSIPVYAVHGLDDDTVPVSQSEAYATAARAAGAPVQVVKVPGDHFSLIDPKAPSYRKCRELVQELLQL is encoded by the coding sequence GTGAAGCGGCAGAAGTACCACTACGGTGACCACCCCAGCCAGTGGGGCGAGCTCTTCCTGCCGGAAACACCCGCCTCGCGCAACGGCAAGCAGCCATCCACGCGAGGCATCGTTGTGGTGATCCACGGCGGCTACTGGCGCTCACAGTACGGCGCTGAACTGGGCGAACCGCTGGCGAAAGACCTCGCGGCGCACGGCCTCGTGGCCTGGAACCTGGAGTACCGCCGGGCCGGCAACGGCGGCGGGTGGCCGCGGACGTTCGAGGATGTCCTCGCCGGGATCGACAAGCTCCGTGAGGTGGCCGGTGAGCACGACCTCGACCTGAACCGCGTGGTGGCGCTGGGGCACTCCGCCGGCGGGCACCTGGCCGTCTGGGCGGCGGGCCGGGACCGGCTTGCGGGACTCGGCGCGGCCGACGCCGACCGGCAGGTCGACCGGAACCTCAACGGTGAGGCCGTCCACCTGGCTGGCGTGGTCAGCCAGTCCGGGCTGCTCAACCTCGCGCAGGCGGAGTGGCTCGACCTCAGCAACGGCGCCGTCAGCAACTTACTGGGCGGCTCCGCCGAAAGGTACCCCAAGCGCCACAAGTACGCGGACCCGATGAGCGCCGTGCCGCTCTCCATCCCGGTGTACGCGGTCCACGGGCTTGACGATGACACCGTGCCAGTGAGCCAGTCCGAGGCCTACGCCACCGCCGCCCGCGCAGCCGGGGCGCCGGTCCAGGTGGTTAAGGTCCCGGGCGACCACTTCTCGCTCATCGACCCGAAGGCGCCGTCCTACCGCAAGTGCCGCGAGCTGGTGCAGGAGCTGCTGCAGCTGTAG
- a CDS encoding bile acid:sodium symporter family protein, protein MLEATKDPKTAPSATEAGAAPLNPALAAEAKIARVAVTVFPLLVLAAGIAGFLLPGAFKPLGPAVPYLLGIIMFCMGLTLTPPDFTAVARRPWAVVLGIVAHYVIMPGAGWAIATLLHLEPSLAVGLILVGCAPSGTASNVMAFLAKGDVALSVAVASVSTLIAPVVTPVLVLFLAGSFLTIDAGGMVLDIVKTVLLPVIAGLLARLFLKKLVAKALPALPWASAVVISLIVAVVVAGSASKILAAGGIVFLAVVLHNGFGLGLGYLAGKLGRLDDKARRALAFEVGMQNSGLAATLATAHFTPLAALPSAVFSLWHNISGAIVAAWLARKPLQEQKPLQEKQEA, encoded by the coding sequence ATGCTTGAGGCAACAAAAGACCCCAAAACCGCTCCCTCGGCCACGGAGGCCGGCGCTGCCCCCCTGAACCCGGCCCTCGCTGCGGAAGCGAAAATTGCGCGCGTCGCGGTGACCGTCTTTCCCCTTCTGGTGCTCGCAGCCGGCATCGCCGGGTTCCTGCTTCCCGGCGCCTTCAAGCCCCTTGGCCCGGCGGTCCCGTACCTGCTGGGAATCATCATGTTCTGCATGGGCCTGACGCTGACGCCACCAGACTTCACCGCGGTTGCCCGCAGGCCGTGGGCCGTGGTGCTGGGCATCGTGGCCCACTACGTGATCATGCCCGGGGCCGGCTGGGCGATCGCCACCCTCCTCCACCTGGAGCCCTCACTGGCAGTTGGCCTGATCCTAGTGGGCTGCGCGCCCTCCGGCACGGCCTCCAACGTGATGGCCTTCCTGGCCAAGGGCGATGTGGCCCTGTCCGTCGCCGTCGCCAGCGTATCCACGCTCATCGCCCCGGTGGTCACCCCCGTCCTGGTGCTGTTCCTGGCCGGTTCCTTCCTCACCATCGACGCCGGCGGCATGGTGCTGGACATCGTCAAGACCGTGCTGCTGCCGGTGATCGCGGGCCTGCTGGCCCGGCTGTTCCTCAAGAAGCTCGTCGCGAAGGCGCTGCCGGCGCTCCCCTGGGCATCCGCCGTCGTTATTTCCCTCATCGTGGCGGTAGTGGTGGCGGGAAGCGCCAGCAAGATCCTGGCGGCCGGCGGCATCGTGTTCCTGGCTGTGGTGCTGCACAACGGATTCGGCCTTGGCCTCGGCTACCTGGCCGGCAAGCTCGGCCGCCTCGACGACAAGGCACGCAGGGCCCTCGCGTTCGAGGTCGGCATGCAGAACTCGGGCCTGGCGGCAACGCTCGCCACCGCCCACTTCACCCCGCTGGCGGCCCTGCCCTCAGCAGTTTTCTCGCTCTGGCACAACATCTCGGGCGCAATTGTCGCCGCCTGGCTGGCCCGGAAGCCCCTGCAGGAACAGAAGCCTCTCCAGGAGAAGCAGGAAGCCTAA